From a region of the Coffea arabica cultivar ET-39 chromosome 3e, Coffea Arabica ET-39 HiFi, whole genome shotgun sequence genome:
- the LOC113737231 gene encoding uncharacterized protein — protein sequence MQTFGFIYKDIKQFSHFISSLRKMSSTQFNAGETHGRTQAKTEQLVDSCKDAANAASDRSAQAADQSAGFLQQTGEQVKSMAQGAIDGVKNTLGVGDNNTKK from the exons ATGCAGACTTTCGGTTTTATTTACAAAGATATCAAACAATTTAgtcacttcatttcatctttAAGAAAAATGTCGAGCACACAGTTTAATGCAGGCGAAACCCATGGCAGAACTCAG GCCAAGACAGAGCAGTTGGTTGATTCATGCAAGGATGCAGCAAATGCAGCCAGTGACCGATCTGCCCAGGCTGCAGATCAGAGTGCCGGATTCCTTCAGCAG aCTGGCGAGCAAGTGAAGAGCATGGCTCAGGGAGCTATTGATGGTGTGAAGAACACACTTGGAGTTGGTGACAACAACACTAAGAAGTGA